From the genome of Schaalia dentiphila ATCC 17982, one region includes:
- the rplU gene encoding 50S ribosomal protein L21 yields MSSNVVYAIVKAGGRQEKVSVGDVVVVDKLAEEIGSSIELQPLMLVDGDAITVDAAKLGKVSVKAEVVDSAKGPKISIIKYKNKSGYRKRQGHRQKMSVVKITEIA; encoded by the coding sequence ATGAGCTCCAACGTGGTCTACGCGATCGTCAAGGCTGGCGGCCGGCAGGAAAAGGTGTCCGTCGGTGACGTCGTCGTCGTCGACAAGCTGGCAGAAGAAATCGGTTCGAGCATTGAGCTCCAGCCGCTGATGCTGGTGGATGGCGACGCCATCACCGTTGACGCAGCCAAGCTGGGCAAGGTTTCCGTCAAGGCTGAGGTTGTTGACTCGGCCAAGGGCCCCAAGATTTCCATCATTAAGTACAAGAACAAGTCGGGCTACCGCAAGCGCCAGGGACACCGTCAGAAGATGTCGGTCGTCAAGATCACTGAGATCGCCTGA
- the rpmA gene encoding 50S ribosomal protein L27, whose amino-acid sequence MAHKKGLGSSRNGRDSNAQRLGVKRYGGQLVNAGEILVRQRGTHFHPGDGVGRGKDDTLFALRAGAVEFGRKRDRKVVSVSPVSA is encoded by the coding sequence ATGGCACATAAGAAGGGCCTTGGTTCCTCCCGTAACGGTCGCGACTCGAACGCGCAGCGCCTCGGCGTGAAGCGCTACGGCGGCCAGCTGGTCAACGCTGGTGAGATCCTCGTTCGTCAGCGCGGCACCCACTTCCACCCGGGCGACGGCGTTGGCCGTGGCAAGGATGACACCCTGTTCGCCCTGCGCGCCGGTGCGGTTGAGTTCGGCCGCAAGCGCGATCGCAAGGTTGTCAGCGTTTCGCCGGTCTCTGCCTGA